The proteins below are encoded in one region of Acidimicrobiales bacterium:
- a CDS encoding PhoH family protein: MDLRAVAPVTKTVVVDTSVLVADPGAIGEFEGCAVRIPFTVIEELDGLKGRPDGVGAAARDALRRIEALRVAAGGSLVDPVTLDHSGTLAVVLNGLDPGPALGHHLDLAVPDNRIIAAALGIQREGGPVEVVSNDAALRIKAAHLGLAAREYVPVPAYGRNSDSPGWHTIAGLDGPMIDRLFAERHLAVADVPGADGLGENEFAVLRAGQQSALARRRGDALHVLRPNVEAFDLRPRNVEQRLALDLLVDPEVSVVALDGPAGTGKTLLAIAAGLDQVWNHPSSRRYERMAIFRPVVAVGRQDLGFLPGTLDEKLDPWMGAIHDAVVAVSDGRRKAAADEILAQITAEGRLTMESVTYLRGRSLHATWVLVDEAQNLEPSVAKTVLTRAAEGTKVVFTGDTSQIDAPFLSADNNAMSVLTAAFGSGRGGPLFGHIRLTEGERSPLASLAATLL, encoded by the coding sequence CTTCACCGTGATCGAGGAGCTGGACGGGCTGAAGGGGCGTCCCGACGGCGTCGGTGCGGCGGCCCGGGACGCCCTCCGCCGCATCGAGGCCCTGCGGGTGGCGGCCGGGGGATCGCTCGTCGACCCCGTCACGCTCGACCACTCCGGCACCCTGGCCGTCGTCCTCAACGGCCTCGACCCGGGGCCGGCGCTCGGGCACCACCTCGACCTGGCGGTGCCCGACAACCGGATCATCGCCGCCGCCCTCGGCATCCAGCGCGAGGGCGGGCCCGTCGAGGTGGTGTCGAACGACGCCGCGCTGCGGATCAAGGCCGCCCATCTCGGCCTCGCCGCCCGCGAGTACGTCCCCGTCCCCGCCTACGGGCGTAACAGCGACTCCCCGGGTTGGCACACCATCGCCGGCCTGGACGGGCCCATGATCGACCGCCTGTTCGCCGAGCGCCACCTCGCCGTCGCCGACGTGCCGGGCGCCGACGGGCTGGGGGAGAACGAGTTCGCCGTGCTCCGGGCCGGGCAGCAGTCGGCCCTGGCCCGCCGCCGGGGTGACGCGCTCCACGTCCTGCGCCCCAACGTCGAGGCGTTCGACCTGAGGCCCCGCAACGTGGAACAGCGGCTCGCCCTCGACCTGCTGGTCGACCCCGAGGTCTCCGTGGTCGCCCTCGACGGGCCGGCGGGCACGGGCAAGACCCTCCTCGCCATCGCCGCCGGTCTCGACCAGGTGTGGAACCACCCGTCGTCCCGCCGCTACGAGCGCATGGCGATCTTCCGGCCCGTCGTGGCCGTCGGCCGCCAGGACCTCGGGTTCCTGCCGGGCACGCTCGACGAGAAGCTGGACCCGTGGATGGGCGCCATCCACGACGCGGTGGTGGCGGTCAGCGACGGGCGGCGCAAGGCGGCGGCCGACGAGATCCTGGCCCAGATCACCGCCGAGGGCCGCCTCACGATGGAGTCGGTGACCTACCTGCGGGGCCGCTCGCTGCACGCCACCTGGGTGCTCGTCGACGAGGCCCAGAACCTCGAGCCGAGCGTGGCCAAGACCGTCCTGACCCGGGCGGCCGAGGGCACCAAGGTGGTGTTCACCGGCGACACCAGCCAGATCGACGCCCCCTTCCTCTCGGCCGACAACAACGCCATGTCGGTGCTCACGGCCGCCTTCGGCAGCGGCCGGGGCGGCCCGCTGTTCGGCCACATCCGCCTGACCGAGGGCGAGCGCAGCCCGCTCGCCTCGCTGGCCGCCACCCTCCTTTAG
- a CDS encoding ParA family protein: protein MTAVLATYSIKGGVGKTTSAVNLAYEAARAGARVLVWDLDPQGAASFYLRVRPRVKGGSERLVTRGGLDRHVRGTDVPAVDLVPADFSLRHLDLHLDGTRRPTERLAALLAPLAPAYDVVLLDCPPSISLASEAVFGAAGGLVVPVVPTTLSSRTLAQLAGFLEGQPGAPQLLPHFAMVDRRKKLHRDQLEALAAAWPAFLTTVIPNASTVERMGVERAPVGAFAPASAAARAFRQLWAEMAARLWP, encoded by the coding sequence GTGACCGCGGTCCTCGCCACCTACAGCATCAAGGGGGGCGTCGGGAAGACGACCTCGGCGGTGAACCTCGCCTACGAGGCGGCCCGGGCCGGCGCCCGGGTGCTGGTGTGGGACCTCGACCCGCAGGGCGCCGCCAGCTTCTACCTGCGCGTGCGCCCCCGCGTGAAGGGCGGCTCCGAGCGGCTGGTGACCAGGGGCGGGCTCGACCGCCACGTCCGGGGCACCGACGTCCCCGCCGTCGACCTGGTCCCGGCCGACTTCTCCCTCCGCCACCTCGACCTCCACCTGGACGGGACCAGGCGGCCGACGGAGCGGTTGGCCGCCCTCCTCGCCCCCCTCGCCCCGGCGTACGACGTCGTCCTCCTCGACTGCCCGCCCAGCATCTCCCTGGCCAGCGAGGCGGTGTTCGGCGCCGCCGGCGGCCTCGTCGTCCCGGTGGTCCCGACGACCCTGTCGTCCCGCACGCTGGCCCAGCTGGCCGGGTTCCTGGAGGGCCAGCCCGGGGCTCCGCAGCTGCTGCCCCACTTCGCCATGGTCGACCGCCGCAAGAAGCTCCACCGCGACCAGCTGGAGGCGCTGGCGGCGGCGTGGCCCGCCTTCCTCACCACCGTGATCCCGAACGCCAGCACGGTGGAGCGCATGGGCGTGGAACGGGCGCCGGTGGGCGCGTTCGCCCCCGCGTCCGCCGCCGCCCGCGCCTTCCGCCAGCTGTGGGCGGAGATGGCGGCCCGACTCTGGCCGTGA